The Aethina tumida isolate Nest 87 chromosome 6, icAetTumi1.1, whole genome shotgun sequence genome has a segment encoding these proteins:
- the LOC109605872 gene encoding testisin isoform X1 translates to MGPLKQTMTIFLATILLCIMVQIVESQQSPCPRIFRYVPTADLDMWHGEILTSFDDDLIDGVFVTLVFDRNTIQIGSNFGQQILRRSEHEYLLRNLGLELPAKTPLHIKFYVKYDPALPRPKLKAFRVNGRPICPETNTQQNEYITSKPAILASNPEQTELELDLRDHPEPTVTNQGNKPLVTQLQSQQPLIDVIKTLLQKLDNRGGPRDETPDERCGLVFSNPVGLIANGKESAPGEWPWHVAILKIEGAQASYICGGTLIGKRHVLTAAHCVIHKPSNSILSPESLTLFLGRNNLRYVSQNEQQRDVSEIYVHPDFLETGLKNDIAILKLSTPIMFTNFVRPVCLWKESTSLETVINRKGTVIGWGLDENKKISAVLRKVDIPVVSTPDCLYSNVNFFSNVLWQKNYCAGFHNGTSVCNGDSGGGMFFRIPGRNGEEGSWQIRGLVSIGVGNQGYRSVCESNEYTVFTDVAQYLDWIANTIKK, encoded by the exons atG ggtCCTCTAAAACAAACGATGACAATATTTTTGGCGACAATATTATTATGCATAATGGTGCAAATCGTCGAATCGCAACAGTCTCCGTGTCCCAGAATATTTCGTTATGTACCAACGGCTGATTTGGACATGTGGCACGGTGAAATACTGACGTCCTTCGACGACGATTTGATCGATGGGGTTTTTGTCACCCTCGTGTTCGACAGAAACACCATACAAATTGGG TCAAATTTCggacaacaaattttaagacGAAGTGAACACGAATACTTATTAAGAAACTTGGGACTTGAACTTCCTGCCAAGACTCCTTTgcacattaaattttacgtcAAATATGATCCCGCACTACCAAGACCAAAACTGAAAGCTTTCAG AGTAAACGGAAGACCAATATGTCCTGAAACTAACACACAACAAAACGAATACATTACCAGTAAGCCAGCCATTCTGGCCTCCAATCCAGAACAAACTGAACTTGAGTTAGACTT GAGGGATCATCCAGAACCGACAGTCACCAATCAAGGTAATAAACCTCTTGTAACACAATTGCAAAGTCAACAGCCGTTAATCGatgttataaaaactttacttCAAAAATTAG ataacaGAGGTGGCCCACGTGATGAGACCCCAGACGAACGGTGCGGGTTAGTTTTCTCAAATCCGGTGGGGTTGATAGCAAACGGGAAAGAAAGCGCCCCAG GCGAGTGGCCCTGGCACGTGGCAATTTTGAAGATTGAAGGTGCCCAAGCTAGTTACATCTGCGGTGGCACCCTGATAGGGAAACGACACGTCTTAACGGCTGCCCACTGCGTCATCCACAAACCCTCGAATTCGATTTTGAGCCCGGAAAGTCTGACGTTGTTCCTGGGTAGGAACAACTTGAGGTACGTCAGCCAGAACGAGCAGCAACGCGACGTTTCGGAGATTTACGTCCATCCCGACTTCCTCGAAACTGGGCTGAAGAACGACATAGCTATTTTGAAGCTGAGCACGCCCATTATGTTCACCAATTTCGTACGTCCCGTGTGTTTGTGGAAGGAGAGCACCAGTTTGGAAACTGTGATTAACAGAAAGGGTACTGTCATAGGATGGGGGTTGGATGAGAACAAGAAGATCTCAGCGGTACTACGGAAGGTTGACATTCCGGTTGTGTCAACGCCGGACTGTCTCTATTCCAACGTTAACTTCTTCTCCAACGTCCTGTGGCAAAAGAACTACTGTGCAGGCTTCCACAATG GTACCTCCGTTTGTAACGGTGACTCAGGAGGTGGCATGTTCTTCCGGATACCCGGCAGGAACGGGGAAGAGGGCTCGTGGCAGATCAGGGGGTTGGTCTCCATTGGGGTCGGTAATCAGGGTTACAGGAGTGTTTGCGAAAGCAACGAGTATACAGTCTTCACAGATGTTGCTCAGTACTTGGACTGGATTGCAAATACCATCAAAAAGTGA
- the LOC109605870 gene encoding clotting factor C isoform X2, whose amino-acid sequence MATLKLSLALLFVAIKASCQMISPCPRLFTYEPQNPNEPDRWYGQLILQSDSELQGVWLRVVFDKPSIQLGNWFGEVERREQSEYLIKNPRQKLFPNQPMTVRFFVRFKPGETPPQLTGFRLNAKTVCPEGSSTTVPPLTQNQLFTNSDSGPTTPSSGSNWNGGGGGGNWNGGNGGGGTGGGGNWNGGGNIGGGDFNRPDAGDEVFPGDFTLINRPGTTLLDTTCGIVIEQPKPLITHGQVTHEAEFPWHVALYHAAGIDLTYICGASLISKIHILTVAHCVTRRGRKQTLNPDSLVVYLGKYYLRKWSNPGIQDRHVAQITPHPNYNSQTYSDDIAVLKLTDPVEITNFVRPVCLWAGDNSLQGVVNKVGTVVGWGYNESGIVTDQLMKAGMPIVSQETCIYSFPDFFSRFTNSKTFCAGYKNGTSVCNGDSGGGLVLPQGTGKGTVWHIRGLVSISVALQNTFKCDANHYVVFTDVAKYIDWIRSLLK is encoded by the exons ATGgcgacattaaaattaagcctGGCATTGCTGTTTGTGGCAATAAAGGCATCGTGCCAAATGATCTCCCCCTGTCCCAGATTGTTCACGTACGAGCCACAAAACCCCAACGAACCTGACCGATGGTACGGCCAACTGATACTACAAAGTGATTCGGAACTGCAGGGTGTTTGGCTACGGGTTGTCTTCGACAAGCCCTCCATCCAATTGGGg AATTGGTTTGGTGAAGTTGAACGAAGGGAGCAAAGCGAATATCTGATCAAAAACCCCCGTCAAAAACTGTTCCCCAACCAACCCATGACCGTGAGGTTCTTCGTGAGGTTCAAGCCCGGTGAGACTCCCCCTCAACTCACTGGCTTTAG GTTGAACGCAAAGACTGTGTGTCCGGAAGGTTCGTCGACAACAGTGCCACCTTTAACCCAGAACCAGCTCTTCACCAACAGCGACTCAGGTCCGACAACTCCAAGCTCCGGCTCCAATTGGAACGGCGGAGGTGGTGGAGGAAATTGGAACGGAGGAAATGGGGGTGGTGGAACTGGTGGTGGAGGAAACTGGAACGGAGGTGGAAACATCGGGGGTGGCGACTT CAATCGACCGGACGCTGGCGACGAAGTCTTCCCGGGTGATTTCACCTTGATCAACCGACCTGGCACGACCTTACTCGACACCACTTGCGGCATTGTTATT GAGCAGCCTAAACCTTTAATAACTCACGGCCAGGTAACGCACGAAGCTGAATTTCCGTGGCATGTAGCACTATATCATGCAGCAG GGATCGATCTGACGTACATTTGTGGTGCCTCATTGATCAGCAAAATACACATACTGACGGTGGCCCATTGTGTGACTCGCAGAGGCAggaaacaaacattaaatccGGACAGTCTGGTGGTTTACTTGGGAAAGTACTATTTGAGGAAGTGGAGCAATCCGGGCATCCAAGACAGACACGTGGCACAGATCACCCCGCACCCGAATTACAACTCACAAACCTACAGTGATGACATTGCTGTTTTGAAGCTGACCGATCCGGTCGAGATCACCAACTTTGTGCGGCCCGTTTGTCTTTGGGCCGGCGACAACTCTTTGCAGGGTGTTGTCAATAAAGTTG GTACTGTTGTTGGCTGGGGCTATAACGAAAGTGGGATCGTTACAGATCAGTTGATGAAGGCTGGTATGCCCATTGTTTCACAGGAGACCTGCATCTATTCGTTTCCGGACTTTTTCTCCAGATTTACCAACAGCAAAACGTTTTGTGCTGGTTACAAGAATG GTACATCAGTTTGCAACGGGGATTCAGGAGGGGGTCTAGTTTTACCCCAAGGAACTGGAAAAGGCACAGTTTGGCACATTAGGGGGCTAGTCTCAATTAGTGTAGCCCTTCAAAACACCTTCAAATGCGACGCCAACCACTATGTGGTGTTCACAGACGTCGCCAAATACATCGACTGGATTAGGTCCTTGCTGAAATGA
- the LOC109605870 gene encoding clotting factor C isoform X1, producing the protein MATLKLSLALLFVAIKASCQMISPCPRLFTYEPQNPNEPDRWYGQLILQSDSELQGVWLRVVFDKPSIQLGNWFGEVERREQSEYLIKNPRQKLFPNQPMTVRFFVRFKPGETPPQLTGFRLNAKTVCPEGSSTTVPPLTQNQLFTNSDSGPTTPSSGSNWNGGGGGGNWNGGNGGGGTGGGGNWNGGGNIGGGDFNRPDAGDEVFPGDFTLINRPGTTLLDTTCGIVIEQPKPLITHGQVTHEAEFPWHVALYHAAGNESVDTPGIDLTYICGASLISKIHILTVAHCVTRRGRKQTLNPDSLVVYLGKYYLRKWSNPGIQDRHVAQITPHPNYNSQTYSDDIAVLKLTDPVEITNFVRPVCLWAGDNSLQGVVNKVGTVVGWGYNESGIVTDQLMKAGMPIVSQETCIYSFPDFFSRFTNSKTFCAGYKNGTSVCNGDSGGGLVLPQGTGKGTVWHIRGLVSISVALQNTFKCDANHYVVFTDVAKYIDWIRSLLK; encoded by the exons ATGgcgacattaaaattaagcctGGCATTGCTGTTTGTGGCAATAAAGGCATCGTGCCAAATGATCTCCCCCTGTCCCAGATTGTTCACGTACGAGCCACAAAACCCCAACGAACCTGACCGATGGTACGGCCAACTGATACTACAAAGTGATTCGGAACTGCAGGGTGTTTGGCTACGGGTTGTCTTCGACAAGCCCTCCATCCAATTGGGg AATTGGTTTGGTGAAGTTGAACGAAGGGAGCAAAGCGAATATCTGATCAAAAACCCCCGTCAAAAACTGTTCCCCAACCAACCCATGACCGTGAGGTTCTTCGTGAGGTTCAAGCCCGGTGAGACTCCCCCTCAACTCACTGGCTTTAG GTTGAACGCAAAGACTGTGTGTCCGGAAGGTTCGTCGACAACAGTGCCACCTTTAACCCAGAACCAGCTCTTCACCAACAGCGACTCAGGTCCGACAACTCCAAGCTCCGGCTCCAATTGGAACGGCGGAGGTGGTGGAGGAAATTGGAACGGAGGAAATGGGGGTGGTGGAACTGGTGGTGGAGGAAACTGGAACGGAGGTGGAAACATCGGGGGTGGCGACTT CAATCGACCGGACGCTGGCGACGAAGTCTTCCCGGGTGATTTCACCTTGATCAACCGACCTGGCACGACCTTACTCGACACCACTTGCGGCATTGTTATT GAGCAGCCTAAACCTTTAATAACTCACGGCCAGGTAACGCACGAAGCTGAATTTCCGTGGCATGTAGCACTATATCATGCAGCAGGTAACGAAAGTGTAGATACACCAG GGATCGATCTGACGTACATTTGTGGTGCCTCATTGATCAGCAAAATACACATACTGACGGTGGCCCATTGTGTGACTCGCAGAGGCAggaaacaaacattaaatccGGACAGTCTGGTGGTTTACTTGGGAAAGTACTATTTGAGGAAGTGGAGCAATCCGGGCATCCAAGACAGACACGTGGCACAGATCACCCCGCACCCGAATTACAACTCACAAACCTACAGTGATGACATTGCTGTTTTGAAGCTGACCGATCCGGTCGAGATCACCAACTTTGTGCGGCCCGTTTGTCTTTGGGCCGGCGACAACTCTTTGCAGGGTGTTGTCAATAAAGTTG GTACTGTTGTTGGCTGGGGCTATAACGAAAGTGGGATCGTTACAGATCAGTTGATGAAGGCTGGTATGCCCATTGTTTCACAGGAGACCTGCATCTATTCGTTTCCGGACTTTTTCTCCAGATTTACCAACAGCAAAACGTTTTGTGCTGGTTACAAGAATG GTACATCAGTTTGCAACGGGGATTCAGGAGGGGGTCTAGTTTTACCCCAAGGAACTGGAAAAGGCACAGTTTGGCACATTAGGGGGCTAGTCTCAATTAGTGTAGCCCTTCAAAACACCTTCAAATGCGACGCCAACCACTATGTGGTGTTCACAGACGTCGCCAAATACATCGACTGGATTAGGTCCTTGCTGAAATGA
- the LOC109605871 gene encoding proclotting enzyme — MFILSVFTILFVSVKAQQSPCPEYFNYLPDSELDTWYGEIHAYFDDDLIDGVFVTLVFDRNSIQIGSTFGQQVLKRSDTEYVLRNLGHELPAKTPLYIKFYVKYDPAFGRPNLQSFRVNGRPVCPSKKAPHIEYVTSKPTNLALSPGQREQGLDEIDAEKQVMQQELGNRVTQDVSDDRCGIVPSTPVGLIANGVESFPGEWPWHSAIFRLEEAKISYICGGTIITKRHVLTAAHCVVNRFTRSVLNPESLTLLFGKHNLRYVSPTDQQRDVSDIFIHPNYLQTSLKDDISLLKLKTDIIYNDLIRPVCLWNQGTGLENLRNQRGTVIGWGLDDSRKPSNILRKVQIPIVSTGECLNSNPEVLASILWGKNYCAGYSNGTSVCNGDSGGGMFFRVPGSPPTWQIRGLVSIGVNNHINISVCDGKDFTIFTDVAQYLDWIKANLRK, encoded by the exons ATGTTTATTCTTAGTGTATTTACGATTTTATTCGTAAGTGTAAAGGCCCAACAATCTCCATGCCCAGAGTACTTTAATTACCTCCCCGACAGTGAGCTGGACACGTGGTATGGGGAGATACACGCGTACTTCGACGACGACTTGATCGACGGTGTCTTCGTCACTTTGGTCTTTGACCGCAACTCCATCCAAATAGGG TCCACCTTCGGGCAGCAGGTGCTCAAAAGAAGTGACACCGAATATGTGTTGAGGAATCTGGGACACGAGCTTCCTGCCAAAACTCCCTTGTACATCAAGTTTTACGTCAAGTACGACCCCGCTTTCGGACGACCCAACCTTCAGTCCTTCAG GGTGAACGGACGACCTGTTTGTCCAAGCAAGAAGGCGCCCCACATCGAGTACGTAACCAGTAAGCCGACCAATTTAGCCTTGAGTCCAGGTCAAAGAGAACAAGGACTGGATGA gaTCGATGCTGAGAAACAAGTGATGCAACAAGAGTTGG GTAATAGAGTCACACAAGATGTATCTGATGACAGATGTGGCATTGTTCCCTCAACACCAGTAGGACTTATAGCAAACGGAGTGGAAAGCTTTCCAG GCGAATGGCCCTGGCATTCCGCCATTTTCAGACTGGAAGAAGCTAAAATCAGCTACATTTGTGGAGGCACAATAATCACCAAAAGGCACGTGTTAACTGCAGCTCATTGTGTCGTCAACAGGTTTACTCGAAGTGTTTTAAATCCTGAGAGTCTTACCCTTTTATtcg GAAAGCACAATTTAAGGTACGTCAGTCCCACAGATCAACAAAGAGACGTGTCAGACATTTTCATCCACCCAAATTACCTCCAAACAAGTCTCAAAGACGACATATCACTTTTGAAGCTTAAGACTGACATAATATACAACGATTTAATAAGACCGGTGTGTTTGTGGAATCAAGGCACAGGTTTAGAAAATCTGAGGAACCAGAGGGGTACCGTAATCGGCTGGGGGTTAGACGACAGCCGCAAACCATCCAACATTTTACGTAAAGTCCAAATCCCCATAGTTTCAACAGGGGAATGCCTGAACTCCAATCCGGAAGTCCTGGCTTCAATTTTGTGGGGGAAGAACTATTGTGCCGGTTACAGCAACG GCACTTCCGTGTGTAATGGGGACTCCGGAGGTGGCATGTTCTTCCGGGTACCCGGCTCCCCGCCCACCTGGCAGATCCGAGGCTTAGTCTCCATCGGGGTGAACAACCACATCAACATCAGCGTCTGTGATGGCAAAGACTTCACCATTTTCACCGACGTAGCTCAGTATTTGGATTGGATCAAGGCCAATTTAAGGAAGTGa
- the LOC109605872 gene encoding proclotting enzyme isoform X2, giving the protein MGPLKQTMTIFLATILLCIMVQIVESQQSPCPRIFRYVPTADLDMWHGEILTSFDDDLIDGVFVTLVFDRNTIQIGSNFGQQILRRSEHEYLLRNLGLELPAKTPLHIKFYVKYDPALPRPKLKAFRVNGRPICPETNTQQNEYITSKPAILASNPEQTELELDLRDHPEPTVTNQDNRGGPRDETPDERCGLVFSNPVGLIANGKESAPGEWPWHVAILKIEGAQASYICGGTLIGKRHVLTAAHCVIHKPSNSILSPESLTLFLGRNNLRYVSQNEQQRDVSEIYVHPDFLETGLKNDIAILKLSTPIMFTNFVRPVCLWKESTSLETVINRKGTVIGWGLDENKKISAVLRKVDIPVVSTPDCLYSNVNFFSNVLWQKNYCAGFHNGTSVCNGDSGGGMFFRIPGRNGEEGSWQIRGLVSIGVGNQGYRSVCESNEYTVFTDVAQYLDWIANTIKK; this is encoded by the exons atG ggtCCTCTAAAACAAACGATGACAATATTTTTGGCGACAATATTATTATGCATAATGGTGCAAATCGTCGAATCGCAACAGTCTCCGTGTCCCAGAATATTTCGTTATGTACCAACGGCTGATTTGGACATGTGGCACGGTGAAATACTGACGTCCTTCGACGACGATTTGATCGATGGGGTTTTTGTCACCCTCGTGTTCGACAGAAACACCATACAAATTGGG TCAAATTTCggacaacaaattttaagacGAAGTGAACACGAATACTTATTAAGAAACTTGGGACTTGAACTTCCTGCCAAGACTCCTTTgcacattaaattttacgtcAAATATGATCCCGCACTACCAAGACCAAAACTGAAAGCTTTCAG AGTAAACGGAAGACCAATATGTCCTGAAACTAACACACAACAAAACGAATACATTACCAGTAAGCCAGCCATTCTGGCCTCCAATCCAGAACAAACTGAACTTGAGTTAGACTT GAGGGATCATCCAGAACCGACAGTCACCAATCAAG ataacaGAGGTGGCCCACGTGATGAGACCCCAGACGAACGGTGCGGGTTAGTTTTCTCAAATCCGGTGGGGTTGATAGCAAACGGGAAAGAAAGCGCCCCAG GCGAGTGGCCCTGGCACGTGGCAATTTTGAAGATTGAAGGTGCCCAAGCTAGTTACATCTGCGGTGGCACCCTGATAGGGAAACGACACGTCTTAACGGCTGCCCACTGCGTCATCCACAAACCCTCGAATTCGATTTTGAGCCCGGAAAGTCTGACGTTGTTCCTGGGTAGGAACAACTTGAGGTACGTCAGCCAGAACGAGCAGCAACGCGACGTTTCGGAGATTTACGTCCATCCCGACTTCCTCGAAACTGGGCTGAAGAACGACATAGCTATTTTGAAGCTGAGCACGCCCATTATGTTCACCAATTTCGTACGTCCCGTGTGTTTGTGGAAGGAGAGCACCAGTTTGGAAACTGTGATTAACAGAAAGGGTACTGTCATAGGATGGGGGTTGGATGAGAACAAGAAGATCTCAGCGGTACTACGGAAGGTTGACATTCCGGTTGTGTCAACGCCGGACTGTCTCTATTCCAACGTTAACTTCTTCTCCAACGTCCTGTGGCAAAAGAACTACTGTGCAGGCTTCCACAATG GTACCTCCGTTTGTAACGGTGACTCAGGAGGTGGCATGTTCTTCCGGATACCCGGCAGGAACGGGGAAGAGGGCTCGTGGCAGATCAGGGGGTTGGTCTCCATTGGGGTCGGTAATCAGGGTTACAGGAGTGTTTGCGAAAGCAACGAGTATACAGTCTTCACAGATGTTGCTCAGTACTTGGACTGGATTGCAAATACCATCAAAAAGTGA